One stretch of Eretmochelys imbricata isolate rEreImb1 chromosome 1, rEreImb1.hap1, whole genome shotgun sequence DNA includes these proteins:
- the LOC144259434 gene encoding histone H1-like: protein MSETAPVATPAVSAPGAKTSAKKPKKAAGGSKARKPSGPSVTELITKAVSASKERKGLSLAALKKVLAAGGYDVEKNNSRIKLGLKSLVSKTILVQTKGTGASGSFKLNRKPGETKEKAPKKKPAAKPKKPVAKKPASAAKKPKKAAAVKKSPKKAKKPAASAAKKAAKSPKKAKTTKPKKAAKSPAKAKAVKPKAAKPKPTKPKAGKGKKAAPKKK from the coding sequence ATGTCGGAAACGGCGCCTGTTGCCACTCCTGCTGTGTCCGCTCCTGGGGCAAAAACCTCTGCTAAAAAGCCGAAGAAGGCGGCAGGAGGCTCTAAAGCCCGCAAGCCTTCGGGTCCCAGCGTGACCGAGCTGATCACCAAGGCGGTGTCCGCTTCCAAGGAGCGCAAAGGGCTCTCTTTGGCCGCTCTTAAGAAGGTTTTGGCTGCCGGAGGGTACGATGTGGAGAAGAACAACAGCCGCATCAAGTTAGGACTTAAGAGTCTGGTGAGCAAAACGATTTTGGTGCAGACAAAAGGTACCGGTGCCTCGGGTTCCTTCAAACTTAACAGGAAGCCGGGTGAGACTAAGGAGAAGGCACCGAAGAAGAAGCCAGCGGCAAAGCCTAAGAAACCAGTTGCCAAGAAACCCGCCAGCGCTGCCAAGAAACCCAAAAAGGCTGCGGCTGTGAAAAAGAGCCCGAAAAAAGCCAAAAAACCAGCGGCTTCCGCAGCCAAGAAAGCGGCCAAGAGCCCCAAAAAGGCCAAAACTACCAAGCCCAAAAAGGCAGCTAAGAGCCCGGCTAAGGCCAAGGCGGTGAAGCCTAAGGCTGCCAAGCCGAAGCCAACCAAACCTAAAGCAGGAAAGGGTAAGAAGGCAGCGCCCAAGAAGAAGTAA
- the LOC144259433 gene encoding histone H2B 8 produces MPEPAKSAPAPKKGSKKAVTKTQKKGDKKRRKTRKESYSIYVYKVLKQVHPDTGISSKAMGIMNSFVNDIFERIAGEASRLAHYNKRSTITSREIQTAVRLLLPGELAKHAVSEGTKAVTKYTSSK; encoded by the coding sequence ATGCCAGAGCCGGCAaaatctgctcctgctcccaaaaAGGGCTCGAAGAAAGCTGTGACCAAGACTCAGAAGAAAGGAGATAAGAAAAGGAGAAAGACCAGGAAGGAGAGTTACTCTATCTACGTGTATAAGGTATTGAAGCAAGTTCATCCTGACACCGGTATCTCCTCTAAGGCGATGGGGATCATGAACTCCTTTGTAAACGACATATTCGAACGTATTGCGGGGGAAGCGTCTCGCCTGGCGCATTACAACAAGCGCTCGACCATCACTTCCCGGGAGATCCAGACCGCTGTGCGCCTGCTTCTGCCGGGGGAGCTGGCCAAACACGCCGTGTCTGAGGGCACTAAGGCCGTCACAAAGTACACTAGTTCTAAGTAA